A region from the Desulfitobacterium dehalogenans ATCC 51507 genome encodes:
- a CDS encoding ketopantoate reductase family protein, translating into MNITVVGAGATGGYFGARLAESGLNVTFLVREKRAAQLRDKGLVIKSGVGDLTLEAPQIAINAEDIPACDLVLLGLKNYQLAASLPQLKVLVARGAKILPFLNGVEHFELLAKEFGQENVLGGVCKIISTLDSEGTIHHTGKVHQIIFGELEPSGKEFCLQLEQAMSKANIKVKYTENILNEIWSKYAFIAVFSGVTSAGDLTTDQICAHEATIKVYRHSLEEMKSLADAYGVALSEDFVEQNVEGLPKYAKGSTSSMHQDMRKGLLLEVESLQGAAIRLAGKKDMKLPTIETLYGLIKPYEMGSEG; encoded by the coding sequence ATGAACATAACAGTAGTGGGTGCTGGAGCTACCGGAGGATACTTTGGCGCAAGATTGGCGGAAAGCGGACTTAATGTAACTTTCTTAGTACGTGAGAAACGGGCAGCTCAGCTGAGAGACAAGGGCCTGGTGATCAAGAGTGGGGTAGGGGATCTGACCCTTGAGGCTCCTCAGATAGCCATCAATGCGGAGGATATTCCTGCCTGTGACTTAGTGCTGCTGGGATTGAAAAACTATCAGCTGGCGGCAAGCCTTCCCCAGCTCAAGGTCTTAGTGGCTCGAGGGGCCAAAATACTGCCCTTTCTCAATGGGGTAGAGCATTTTGAACTACTGGCTAAGGAGTTTGGCCAAGAGAATGTTCTGGGTGGCGTCTGCAAAATCATCTCCACTCTCGACTCAGAAGGAACCATTCATCATACCGGCAAAGTCCACCAGATCATCTTCGGAGAATTGGAACCCTCCGGTAAGGAATTTTGCTTGCAGCTGGAACAAGCGATGTCGAAGGCCAACATCAAGGTAAAATATACGGAGAATATCTTGAATGAAATCTGGAGTAAGTATGCCTTTATCGCCGTATTCTCCGGGGTCACCTCCGCCGGAGATCTCACCACGGATCAAATCTGCGCTCATGAGGCCACGATAAAAGTCTACCGCCATTCCCTGGAAGAGATGAAAAGTCTGGCCGATGCCTACGGAGTAGCTTTATCCGAGGATTTCGTGGAACAAAATGTGGAGGGTCTGCCGAAATACGCAAAAGGCTCCACATCCTCCATGCATCAGGACATGCGCAAAGGATTGCTTCTGGAAGTAGAGAGCCTTCAGGGCGCCGCGATCCGTCTGGCTGGTAAAAAGGATATGAAACTGCCCACCATCGAAACGTTGTATGGATTGATTAAGCCTTATGAGATGGGGAGTGAAGGGTAA
- a CDS encoding GntR family transcriptional regulator: MSAITKSLPFHLQIYEILKNQILNGEISRGERLYENKISQELGVSRSPVREALRMLEQDELVVVTSTGLVVNPMEFSDMEEIYQCRMAVEPFAAKIAADKLTTEDLDSLRNLVTQARAYHNKNAYEKVVESNTQFHDIIIQSSGNRRLIGIIEKIRSLIILSRKTEFECYQREGDYLDEHEEVLKALTERNGAEAERLLRIHITNDFEFYSLAYKNVLKK, translated from the coding sequence ATGAGTGCAATAACGAAAAGCCTGCCATTTCATCTTCAAATATATGAGATTCTTAAAAACCAAATATTGAATGGTGAGATTAGCCGTGGGGAAAGACTTTATGAAAACAAAATTTCTCAGGAGCTGGGGGTTAGCCGCAGTCCAGTAAGAGAGGCTTTACGCATGCTCGAACAGGACGAATTGGTCGTGGTAACGTCCACTGGACTGGTTGTTAACCCGATGGAATTTTCGGATATGGAAGAAATCTATCAATGCAGAATGGCGGTAGAGCCCTTTGCTGCCAAAATCGCTGCAGATAAACTAACGACCGAAGATTTGGATTCCCTGCGCAACCTTGTGACACAAGCTCGGGCCTATCATAATAAAAATGCCTACGAGAAAGTTGTCGAGTCAAACACTCAATTCCACGATATTATTATTCAGAGCAGCGGCAACAGACGCTTGATTGGAATCATTGAAAAAATTCGCTCACTCATTATTCTTTCGCGGAAAACAGAGTTTGAATGTTACCAGAGAGAAGGGGATTACCTGGATGAACATGAAGAGGTTCTAAAAGCCCTTACGGAAAGAAATGGGGCTGAGGCCGAGAGATTGTTAAGAATTCATATTACGAACGATTTTGAGTTCTATAGCTTGGCTTATAAAAACGTATTGAAGAAATAA